The sequence TTTCAATAAAAGATATCAATCCCATGGATTTTTTTCTTTCTTTGGTAATTTTTTTATCTTCTTCTGTTGAAGGAGATAAAAACGATAAAATAGCTGGATTGAAAAATTTATCTCCAATATTATAAACACTACTTTGATCATGTAAATTAAATAGAACATGAGGGTTACTGTATTGTATCTCATGATACAATATTTTAATTTCTGGAGATTGCAAACGAATAGAATCTCTATTCAGATCTATATTGACAGCATTTCTTCTTTTAAATTTCTCAGATCCATCAGGATTTAACATAGGAATAAATAAAATAGTTAAATTATCTTTTAAAAGTTTAACTAAATTATGGTTTTCTTCTTTTGAAAAAAAATGAAGAATATCAAACATAGCTTTTGTTCCTGTAGTTTCATTTCCGTGCATTTGAGACCATATAAAAACTTTAAAATCTCCTGTTCCCCATTGAATTTTAAAAATTTTTCTTTCTTCTATAGACAATCCTACAGGTATAATAGAGCATATATTTTCATATTTTTTTATCATTTTTAATAGTTTCGAATATCTAAAAATTTTAGAAGATGTAATGCTATTATCCTTAATCAGAAAATTATAAGATTTAAACAAAGAATCTATATCGAAATACAACATAATTAATGATTTTCTTATTGTTTCATTCCTTCAGAATAAAACAATATTTTTAATAAAATTGTTTTATCTTTCATTTTTTTTATCACAAAAATACAAGTAAAAAAAAGATGACTAAAAACATTAACCTAAAAAATAATTTTTTGTCTGAACGAATTTTTATTTCCTATGAAAAATTATTTTAAAATAAATTATATAGAAGCGTTTCTATTAATTTTTGCATTTACTTTTTTAAACTTTTTTAATCTACTTTTTAGAAAGTTATTGATTTACATTAAATTACCAGAAAGTATGATATTCTCTATATCATATACAATTCCATTTATTTTTTTATTTGTATTCATTTCTCATCAAGCGCAAAGAAAAAATCTTGTCATAGACTTGTCATTTAAAGTTTCTTCATGGTATATTTATATTGTCCATTTTTGGATGATGTTATGCATGATTATGTTGAATGACTACATATCTTCGTTTATTCCAAAAGAAGGCCCATTATTAGGAAATATGTATAAGGAAATTGAGGCTTTTTTAAAAGAAGAAGCAAAAAATCCAATTCCATTTTTTTCTACAACTATATTATTGGCTCCTATATGTGAGGAAGTTCTTTTTAGAGGCATTATTTTAAATGGAATGCTGAGAAATAAAATACATCCAATTAAAGCAATTTTATTTTCTTCTTTTTTATTTGGATTAACTCATATGAATCCTTGGCAATTTGTGGGAGGTTTTTTTATTGGAAGTTTCATAGGTTTTATTTACTTTACTACAAATTCCATAATGGACTGCATTTTATTGCATATATTTAATAATTCTTTTGCTCTACTTACTATGTTTCTATTCATGAAAAATGAAGACTTTTTTTCGACCCAAAAAAATTTTAATTTTTTGTTAATTTTGATGATTGGTTTAACCCTAGTGATTGGTTGTATTTTTCTTTTTAAAAAAAGAAAAGTATTAGATTAAATCATTAATATTATTAATAATGGAAAAATCTTCATTAACCATTTTGGGTTGTCATTCTTCAATTCCAACGAAAAAGTTTTATCCAACCGCTCAAATATTAGAAATGAAAGGAAATTTTTTTCTGATTGATTGTGGCGAAGGGACACAAGTTCAATTAAGAAAAGCAAAAATAAAATTTAATAAAATAGTACATATATTCATATCTCATTTACATGGAGATCATTTTTTCGGATTAATTGGATTATTATCTACTTTTCATCTATTAGGAAGAGAACAATCAGTAAGTATTTATGCTCCAAAAGGATTAAAAGAAATTATTGAAGTTCATTTTAAATGGTCCTACACAAGACTAAAATACTGTATCGATCATATAGAATTATCGTCTAAAAAATTGGAAAAAATAATGGAAAATGAAACAATAGAAGTTTACACAATTCCATTAAAACATAGAATTTACGCTAATGGATTTCTTTTTAAGGAAAAACCAGGTGATAGAAAATTAAATATGGAAGAAATTAAAAAAATTCCTGATATCAAAATCGTAGATTATAAGAATTTAAAAATTGGAAAAGATTTCAGAACTAACGAAGGAAGAATCATTCCAAATCATCGACTAACATTTGATCCTCCTAAAATATTATCTTATGCTTTTTGTTCAGATACCTCTTATTATTTTCCTATTATTGAACATATAAAATATGCAGATTTATTGTATCATGAATCTACATTCCTAAAAACAGAAGAAAGAAGAGCTATTCATACAGGACATTCCACAGCAAATCAGGCTGCTTGTATAGCAAAAATGGCTAAGGTAAAAAAACTCCTATTAGGACACTATTCCAATAGATTTCCAAATATTAAAGACTTTGAAAAAGAAGCAAAAGAAATTTTTTACAATGTAGAAGCATCGGAACCTTTAAAAAAATACTATTTAGATAAAGGATAAGTTATCCTATTTTTTTTTAATTATCTACATGAAAATATAACTTCGGAATTTTTTTTACACGATATCTAAGTTTTTTAGAAAGATACTTTCTGTATAATCTAGATTTAGAACGAATTTTTTTTAAAATACTTTTATCTAAAAAAGGATAAATGGCTATATAACTTTTGATTAAACTCCTATCAGGAGTCATAGAAACTTTAATTAAAGTAATTAAAAATTTTCCATGATCATTATTAAATTCTTCTTTATGAAGAAGATATGCTATTTCCATGTAAAATATATTCGATATTTTTTTATTTTTAATATGATCCATTACAAAGTTTTTTTTGAATCAAAAAAATATTGTTGTAAAATTGCATTTATCTTGTTCGATAGGTCCCATAGCTCAGTTGGTTAGAGCATCTGACTCATAATCAGGGGGTCGCTGGTTCAAGTCCAGCTGGGACCATATTATGACCGGGGAGGGATTCGAACCCACAACTTACAGTTTAGGAAACTGTTGCTCTATCCTATTGAACTACCCAGTCTTAATTGAATTTATTTGAGATAACAAAAACAATTGACTTATTTCTTCTTCCCTTTTTGAAAAGAACCAAACCATTCTTTACAGCATATAAAGTATGATCTTTTCCTATTCCCACATTTCTTCCAGGATAATATTTTGTCCCACGTTGACGAACAATGATATTTCCAGATTTCACAAATTGATTGCCATATATTTTTATTCCTAATCTTCTCCCCACTGAATCCCGTCCATTTCTAGAACTTCCTGAACCTTTCTTATGAGCCATAGTTTACTTATTTTTTTTTATTTTCCAAAAACGCAATTATTTTTATTTTCGTTAATAGAGGTCTAAATCCATTTTTAACTTTATATCCTTTTCTTCTTTTTTTTTTGAAAATAATTATCTTATCTCCTTTTAAATGATGTATAATTTCTGCTTTTACATTTATATCTTCTAAAAAAGGAGTTCCTATCTTTGTCAATCCATTTTTATAAAAGAAAAAAACTTGATTGAACCATATATTTTCTCCTTTATCCATAGAATAAATATGAGGAACATAAATGTATTTATTTTCAATAAGTTTAAATTGATGCCCAAGAATATTGACAATAGCGTATGTCATAAAATTTTAATTCTTTGATAATAATCTTCTTGCTTTTAAAAGACCATCAAACAAATAATCTATTTCTTTAACAGTATTGTATATAGAAAAACTAGCCCTAATCATTCCTGTAACATTAAAAAAATCCATCAAAGGCTGAGCGCAAAGATGACCAGTACGAACAGCTATTCCCAAACGATCCAAAATATTTCCAACATCAAAACAATGCAATTTACTTAAATTAAAGGATATAATACTAGATCTTTTTTTAGTATCCATTCCTATTCCTCCATACAATTGGATCCCATCTATAGTTCTCAAACGTTGAATAGCATAATTTAAAAGTTTTTCTTTATACAATTGTATATTTTCTACTCCTATTTTTTCTACAAAATCTATAGCAGCACCCCATACAATAATTCCTTCTATATTTGGAGTTCCGGCTTCAAACTTGAATGGCAACTCTGAATAAGTTGTTTTTTTAAAACTTACTTTATTGATCATTTCTCCACCAGTTTGATAAGGAGAAAGACTATCTAATAGTTCTTTCTTTCCATACAATACTCCAATTCCAGTAGGTCCATACATTTTATGTGCTGAAAAAACATAAAAATCTGCGTTTAAATCTTGCACATCTAAATTTAAATTAGATGGAACTTGAGCTCCATCAATTAAAACTAAAGCCCCATAATTATGAGATTTATCCACAATATTTTTTACAGGATTCACTATTCCTAAGACATTGGATAAATGACTAATGGCTACAATTTTTGTCCTTTCTGAAATTAAAGAATCAAAATGTTCCAATTGTAAAAAACCATCCTTATTAATGGGAATTATTTTTAATAAAGCTTCTTTTTTTGCACAAAGTATTTGCCATGGAACAATATTGGAATGATGTTCAAGATAAGAAATAATTATCTCATCTCCTTTTTTTATCAAAAAATTAATACTAGATGCCACTAAATTAATAGATTCTGTAGTTCCTTTCGTAAAAATGATTTCTGAAGAATGTTTCGCATGAATAAATTTCTGAATTTTATTTCTGACATTTTCTACATAAGAGGTGCATTCTTGACTAAGAAAATGCATCCCTCTATGAACATTAGAATTCATTGTAGAATAATAATTCTCAGAAGCTTTAATGACTTGTAATGGCTTTTGAGTAGTAGCAGCATTATCTATATAAACTAAGGGATTGGAATAAATTTTTTTTTTTAAAATTGGAAATTGATTTCTAATTTTTTTAATTTCTTCTTTTGAAAACATACACTATAAATATAATCCTAATTTTTTTTTTATTTGATTATGAACCAAATTTTTCAACTTAAAAATATTAATAGGTTTTAATACTTCCTCTAAAAAAGAAAGCAATAATAAAACTCTACTTTCTTTTTCAGATATTCCTCTTGATTGAAGATAAAATAAATCAGATTCATGAAAACTTCCAATAGTACAACCATGTGAACATTTTACCTCATCAGAAAAAATTTCTAATTGAGGTTTTGCATAAATGCAAGATTTGTCAGAAAGAAGAATATTATTATTTTTCTGAAAGGCATTAATTCCTTTTGTCCCCTTTTTTACAAGTACTTTTCCATTAAAAATACTTTTAGAACTACCCCATAAAATATTTTTATATAACTGAAAACTATGAGAATTTGAATATAAATGATCTATTAATGTATGATTATCTACCAATTGTTTTCCTGATAAAAGAGAAATTCCGTATAAAGAAGAAGAAGTTTTTTCTCCACGAGAATAAAAATTCAAGTTATTCCTAATAAATTTTCCTTTAAAAGAAAAAGTATAAACGGAACATTTACTATGTAAATCTTGTTTTAAAAAAGTATTATCTATCATAGATAATTCTTGATCTTGAATTTTATAATATTCTATTTTACTATTGGACAAAGCATAGATTTCGCTAACAACATTGTTCAATAATAATTGTTCTTCTAATAAAGATTTATGATGTTCAATAATTTTAACCCTGGAAGATTCGCCTACTATAATTAAATTTCTTGTATTTAACATTATTTTTGGTTCTATTCCTGTATAAATGTGCAATATTTCTATAGGTTTTTTTAAAAACACATTATTAGGTATATAAATATAGACTCCATCATTAGAAAAAACAGTATTTAAAGTATTAAAGGGCTCATATCGATATGATAGTTTTCCATAAAAATTTTTAATTTTTTCTTCTTTTTGTGAAGCAATATTGGATAATACAATATTATTAGATGTATGAGAAAGGAAAGCATTATACTTTCCATCAACAAAAATAATAAGAAAAGAATCCTCTTTCTTTAAATAAACTAATTCTTGTATTTTTTTTATATTCTTATATTCTAAATCATTTTTTTTTTGTAAATAAATATTATAATCTTGATTAATAATTGATTGAATATCAGTATTTTTCCATTCTTCATCCTTTATGGATGGAAAGCCATTTCTTTTAAAAATATCAATAGATTTATTTCGTAACTCAGATATATAGGAATATTTTTCATTATAATTTATTTTTGAAAAGCAATAAATGACTCTATCTTTTAACAACATAGAATATAATAATTAATTAGACAAATAATTTTTTGGATTTTTTTTTATCCAATTATATCCTTCTTTTTCTAATTTATCAGCTAATTTTTTATTTCCTGATTTAACAATTTTTCCATCATACAAAATGTGTATGATATAATCTGAAAATAAATAATCCAATAATCTCTTATAATGGGTAATAATCAAAATAGAATTTTTATCCTGTTTTAAGGCATTAATTCCTTTCGATACAATACGTAATGAATCTATATCCAATCCTGAGTCTATTTCATCTAAAATAGACAATAAGGGATCCAACATCGACATTTGAAATATTTCATTTTTCTTTTTCTCTCCTCCTGAAAAACCTTCATTTAAAGAACGATAAAAAAAATCTTTTTCTATATTTAGAAGGACAGATTTTTCCTTCATTTTAACGAGTATTTCTTTAGCGGACATTTTATCTAATCCTCTTGCTTTACGAGATGCATTAATAGCAGTTTTAATAAAATTGATAACAGAAATTCCAGGAATTTCTACCGGATATTGAAAGGATAGAAAAATACCTAAATGCGCACGCTCTTCTGGAGAAAGATTGATTAAATTTTTGTTACGAAAAATAATATTTCCTGCAATTATATTATATTCTCTTTTTCCTGCTATTACAGAAGCTAATGTACTTTTCCCAGACCCATTTGGTCCCATAATTATATGGATTTCTCCTGAATTAATTTTCAAATTAATTCCTTTAAGAATTTTTTTTTCCTCCACAGAAACATGTAAGTTATTTATAATTAACATATCTAAAATTTTATGGATGAATTTTCACATCACTATCCAACAGAATCTTCTAAAGAAATTTCCAAAAGATTTTGAGCTTCTACCGAAAATTCCATAGGTAATTTCTTCAATATTTCATTGCTAAACCCATTGACTATAAGAAAAATAGCTTTTTCTTTATCTATTCCCCGCTGATTACAATAAAAAATTTGGTCTTTTTCAATTTTTGAAGTGGTAGCTTCATGTTCTACCTGAGAAGTAGAATTATATACATTGATATACGGAAAAGTATGTGCTTGGCATTGATCTCCTATCAATAAGGAGTCGCATTGAGAATAATTACGTGATTGAAAAGCTTTAGAAGAAATCTTTACCAATCCTCTATAATTATTTTTTGCCTTTCCAGCAGAAATTCCCTTTGATACAATTACACTTTTAGTTTTCTTTCCAAGATGAATCATCTTAGTTCCTGTGTCTGCTTGTTGAAAATTCTTAGTGAAGGCTAAGGAATAAAATTCTCCCATAGAAAAATCTCCTTTTAGAATGCAAGAGGGATATTTCCAAGTAATAGAAGAACCAGTTTCTACTTGTATCCAAGATATTTTAGCTCTTTTTTCACATAATCCACGTTTTGTCACAAAATTGAAAACACCTCCTTTCCCTTCTTCATTTCCAGGAAACCAATTTTGAACAGTAGAATATTTTATTTCAGAATCTTCCAAAGCAATAATTTCCACTACAGCTGCGTGCAATTGATTTTCTTTTCTTTGTGGAGCAGTACATCCTTCCAAATAACTTACATAAGAACCTTGATCCGCAATAATTAAAGTTCTTTCAAATTGACCAGTTCCACTTTCATTAATACGAAAATATGTGGATAATTCCATAGGACATCGAATTCCTTTGGGAATATAACAAAAAGATCCATCTGAAAATACAGCTGAATTAAGGGCTGCATAAAAATTATCCTTTTTCGAAACTACCGAACCTAAATATTTCTTCACAAGATCTGGATATTTTTTTAAAGCCTCATTGATCGAACAAAATATAATCCCCTTATCCTTCAATCTTTTCTGGAATGTAGTAGCTAAAGAAACAGAATCTAATACTATATCTGTGGCTATGCTAGAAATATTTTTTTCCTCTTTTTTAGGTATATAAATTCCTAATTTATTAAATGTATCCAATAATCCTGGATCCGTATGATCCAAATCATTTAAATCTATTTTTTTTTTCGGAGAAGAATAATAACTTATTTCTTGATAGTTAATTTTATTATGTTTTATATTAGCCCAGTTTGGTTCTTTCATTTTTTTCCATATGGAAAAAGATTCTAATCTCCAATTTAACATCCACGTTGGTTCGTCTTTTTTTTCTGATATTTTTCGAATGACTTTTTCATTCAATCCTACTGGAATTTTATCCGATTCTATTGGAGTATAAAATCCATATTTATACTCTGAATGAGTCAATTCTTTCAGAAGTTGATCTTTTTTTTTCATAATTTTAGGAGGAAAAACTTTTTCCGCATCCACAAGTATGTTTGGCATTAGGATTTTTAAAATAAAATCCTTTTCCATTTAATCCACCTGAGTATTCTAGTGTGGTCCCAACTAAATAAGGAAAACTATTTTCATCAACAAGTATTTTCATTCCTTCATACTGAAAAAGTTTATCTTCTTTTTTCTTTTTTTGATCAAAAGTAAGTTCATAGGATAAACCAGAACAACCTCCACTTTTAACCCCAAATCTTACGAAAGAAATATCCTTAGATAGTCCTTCTTCTTTCATAATGGAAATCAATTTATTTTTAGCTCTATCAGATATAAAAACCATAATAATTATAAATTTTAATTTTTAATATTTTAAAGTTAAAATTTTTTATCCATATTTATTTTTACAAAAATTTTTGTAATTCCTTCCTTAATTCTCCACTTATCCGACATTCCAGCATTAATTTCCAAAACATATTTTATTCCAGTAAAATTTATCTTTTCTACTTTTTTCATAGGAAGAACATATTTATTCACAATAATAACCGTGTTGGAATCATCAATACAAACAATATCTAAAGGAATCCTCATATTTTCCATATTTATATTTATAACCTCTTCTTTATCGTTTAAAACCAATAAAAGTCCTCTATCTTCTTTAAGAAAAGATCTATACATTAATCCGTTTTTTTTTTCTGTATCCCTATCAGCTAATTCTATATCAATTTTTTTTATCAAAATATTTTCATTCTTCATATATAATTCTCCATCCTTTAAAAATT comes from Blattabacterium sp. (Mastotermes darwiniensis) str. MADAR and encodes:
- a CDS encoding M14 family zinc carboxypeptidase, translated to MLYFDIDSLFKSYNFLIKDNSITSSKIFRYSKLLKMIKKYENICSIIPVGLSIEERKIFKIQWGTGDFKVFIWSQMHGNETTGTKAMFDILHFFSKEENHNLVKLLKDNLTILFIPMLNPDGSEKFKRRNAVNIDLNRDSIRLQSPEIKILYHEIQYSNPHVLFNLHDQSSVYNIGDKFFNPAILSFLSPSTEEDKKITKERKKSMGLISFIEKKMKNILPNIGSIGRYSDKLYPMATGDNLQKKGYPCILFEAGNYPKDPKKEMIRKYNVFSILLGLYFLSTIEKSLEKEYNSYFSIPENKKNLLDKIYRKVQIKKGKYKFLVDIGIRNIERFDPIKRNVDLISKIVDIGDLSNFFAYEETHGKIFTTKRFPEIGDLDDFTF
- a CDS encoding CPBP family intramembrane glutamic endopeptidase gives rise to the protein MKNYFKINYIEAFLLIFAFTFLNFFNLLFRKLLIYIKLPESMIFSISYTIPFIFLFVFISHQAQRKNLVIDLSFKVSSWYIYIVHFWMMLCMIMLNDYISSFIPKEGPLLGNMYKEIEAFLKEEAKNPIPFFSTTILLAPICEEVLFRGIILNGMLRNKIHPIKAILFSSFLFGLTHMNPWQFVGGFFIGSFIGFIYFTTNSIMDCILLHIFNNSFALLTMFLFMKNEDFFSTQKNFNFLLILMIGLTLVIGCIFLFKKRKVLD
- a CDS encoding ribonuclease Z, which translates into the protein MEKSSLTILGCHSSIPTKKFYPTAQILEMKGNFFLIDCGEGTQVQLRKAKIKFNKIVHIFISHLHGDHFFGLIGLLSTFHLLGREQSVSIYAPKGLKEIIEVHFKWSYTRLKYCIDHIELSSKKLEKIMENETIEVYTIPLKHRIYANGFLFKEKPGDRKLNMEEIKKIPDIKIVDYKNLKIGKDFRTNEGRIIPNHRLTFDPPKILSYAFCSDTSYYFPIIEHIKYADLLYHESTFLKTEERRAIHTGHSTANQAACIAKMAKVKKLLLGHYSNRFPNIKDFEKEAKEIFYNVEASEPLKKYYLDKG
- a CDS encoding ribosome-binding factor A — protein: MDHIKNKKISNIFYMEIAYLLHKEEFNNDHGKFLITLIKVSMTPDRSLIKSYIAIYPFLDKSILKKIRSKSRLYRKYLSKKLRYRVKKIPKLYFHVDN
- the rpmA gene encoding 50S ribosomal protein L27, yielding MAHKKGSGSSRNGRDSVGRRLGIKIYGNQFVKSGNIIVRQRGTKYYPGRNVGIGKDHTLYAVKNGLVLFKKGRRNKSIVFVISNKFN
- the rplU gene encoding 50S ribosomal protein L21; translated protein: MTYAIVNILGHQFKLIENKYIYVPHIYSMDKGENIWFNQVFFFYKNGLTKIGTPFLEDINVKAEIIHHLKGDKIIIFKKKRRKGYKVKNGFRPLLTKIKIIAFLENKKK
- a CDS encoding aminotransferase class V-fold PLP-dependent enzyme; translation: MFSKEEIKKIRNQFPILKKKIYSNPLVYIDNAATTQKPLQVIKASENYYSTMNSNVHRGMHFLSQECTSYVENVRNKIQKFIHAKHSSEIIFTKGTTESINLVASSINFLIKKGDEIIISYLEHHSNIVPWQILCAKKEALLKIIPINKDGFLQLEHFDSLISERTKIVAISHLSNVLGIVNPVKNIVDKSHNYGALVLIDGAQVPSNLNLDVQDLNADFYVFSAHKMYGPTGIGVLYGKKELLDSLSPYQTGGEMINKVSFKKTTYSELPFKFEAGTPNIEGIIVWGAAIDFVEKIGVENIQLYKEKLLNYAIQRLRTIDGIQLYGGIGMDTKKRSSIISFNLSKLHCFDVGNILDRLGIAVRTGHLCAQPLMDFFNVTGMIRASFSIYNTVKEIDYLFDGLLKARRLLSKN
- the sufD gene encoding Fe-S cluster assembly protein SufD — translated: MLLKDRVIYCFSKINYNEKYSYISELRNKSIDIFKRNGFPSIKDEEWKNTDIQSIINQDYNIYLQKKNDLEYKNIKKIQELVYLKKEDSFLIIFVDGKYNAFLSHTSNNIVLSNIASQKEEKIKNFYGKLSYRYEPFNTLNTVFSNDGVYIYIPNNVFLKKPIEILHIYTGIEPKIMLNTRNLIIVGESSRVKIIEHHKSLLEEQLLLNNVVSEIYALSNSKIEYYKIQDQELSMIDNTFLKQDLHSKCSVYTFSFKGKFIRNNLNFYSRGEKTSSSLYGISLLSGKQLVDNHTLIDHLYSNSHSFQLYKNILWGSSKSIFNGKVLVKKGTKGINAFQKNNNILLSDKSCIYAKPQLEIFSDEVKCSHGCTIGSFHESDLFYLQSRGISEKESRVLLLLSFLEEVLKPINIFKLKNLVHNQIKKKLGLYL
- the sufC gene encoding Fe-S cluster assembly ATPase SufC; the encoded protein is MLIINNLHVSVEEKKILKGINLKINSGEIHIIMGPNGSGKSTLASVIAGKREYNIIAGNIIFRNKNLINLSPEERAHLGIFLSFQYPVEIPGISVINFIKTAINASRKARGLDKMSAKEILVKMKEKSVLLNIEKDFFYRSLNEGFSGGEKKKNEIFQMSMLDPLLSILDEIDSGLDIDSLRIVSKGINALKQDKNSILIITHYKRLLDYLFSDYIIHILYDGKIVKSGNKKLADKLEKEGYNWIKKNPKNYLSN
- the sufB gene encoding Fe-S cluster assembly protein SufB, with protein sequence MKKKDQLLKELTHSEYKYGFYTPIESDKIPVGLNEKVIRKISEKKDEPTWMLNWRLESFSIWKKMKEPNWANIKHNKINYQEISYYSSPKKKIDLNDLDHTDPGLLDTFNKLGIYIPKKEEKNISSIATDIVLDSVSLATTFQKRLKDKGIIFCSINEALKKYPDLVKKYLGSVVSKKDNFYAALNSAVFSDGSFCYIPKGIRCPMELSTYFRINESGTGQFERTLIIADQGSYVSYLEGCTAPQRKENQLHAAVVEIIALEDSEIKYSTVQNWFPGNEEGKGGVFNFVTKRGLCEKRAKISWIQVETGSSITWKYPSCILKGDFSMGEFYSLAFTKNFQQADTGTKMIHLGKKTKSVIVSKGISAGKAKNNYRGLVKISSKAFQSRNYSQCDSLLIGDQCQAHTFPYINVYNSTSQVEHEATTSKIEKDQIFYCNQRGIDKEKAIFLIVNGFSNEILKKLPMEFSVEAQNLLEISLEDSVG
- a CDS encoding iron-sulfur cluster assembly accessory protein yields the protein MVFISDRAKNKLISIMKEEGLSKDISFVRFGVKSGGCSGLSYELTFDQKKKKEDKLFQYEGMKILVDENSFPYLVGTTLEYSGGLNGKGFYFKNPNAKHTCGCGKSFSS
- a CDS encoding DUF192 domain-containing protein; translation: MNKVKILFLFLLIPFLFSSSERGENEDQLFFDIGDQLEIEFLKDGELYMKNENILIKKIDIELADRDTEKKNGLMYRSFLKEDRGLLLVLNDKEEVININMENMRIPLDIVCIDDSNTVIIVNKYVLPMKKVEKINFTGIKYVLEINAGMSDKWRIKEGITKIFVKINMDKKF